The DNA region TCTCACCGTTCAATGCCTTCCTGATCAGCCAGGGACTGGAGACGCTCAGCCTGCGCCTGGAACGGCATGTCGCCAATGCCGCGGCGGTGGCCGAATTCCTCGCCGAGCGCCCCGAGGTCACGGCCGTCTCCTACGCGGGTCTGCCGTCCTCACCGTGGTACGAGCGCGGAAAGCAGCTGGCACCCAAGGGCGTCGGCGCGATCATCGGCTTCGAGCTGGCGGGTGGCGTCGACGCGGGCAAGCGTTTCGTCGACGCTCTGACCCTGCACAGCCATGTCGCCAATATCGGTGACGTCCGCTCCCTGGTCATCCACCCCGCCTCGACGACTCACTCCCAGCTCACCCCGGAACAGCAGCTCGCGGCGGGTGTCACGCCCGGCCTGATCCGCCTGGCCGTCGGGATCGAGGGCATCGACGACATCCTCGCCGACCTGCGCGCCGGATTCGCCGCCACGGCCTGACCGAGATCAGGTGGCGGCGCGACGCTGCTCGCGGGCGAGGAAGTGGGCGGTGGATTTCGTTGTCTCGTACAGGGATCGGTAGTGGCGGTAGTACGGGCCGTAGTGGGCGTGGACCTCGGGGTCGGGCTCGATCGTGGTGATGATCGGGTTCCAGGCCGAGGTGTCGAGGCCGAGGGCCTCGGCGGCGAGCAGGGCGTCGCCGAGGGCCGCGCCGACGGTGTCGGCCGGAAGTTGCTGCGGCAGGCCGGTGATGTCGGAGACGATGCGGGTCCACAGGCCGCCCTTGGTGCCGCCGCCGACCGCGACCAGGCGGGTGGCGGGGGTGCCGGCCGCGGCCATCGCCTCCAGGTTATGGCGGACCCCGTAACCGATGCCTTCCAGGACGGCTCGATACAGGTCGGCGCGCTGATGGGTGAGGGTGAGGCCCGCGATGATGCCGCGGGCGTCGGGATCGAACAGCGGGGTGCGTTCGCCCGCGAAGTAGGGCAGCACCAGCAGGCCGCGCGAGCCGGGCGGGACGTGGGATGCCTCGTCGACGAGTTCGGTGAAGTCGCTGCCGGTGAGGGTGCGCAGCCAATCGGTCACCGCGCCAGAGGTGGCCATGCCGGCGGCGGAGGTGTAGGTGCCGGGCCAGGTTCCGCAGGTGGTCCACAGGCCGGGCTGGGGGTGCGGGTCGGTGAGCACCTGGGTGAGGAACATGGTGGTGCCGTACATGATCATGCAGTCGCCGGGGGCGCGGACGCCGACTCCGGCGGCCTCGGCCCAGGCGTCGATGGTGCCGGTGGCGACGGGGAGCCCGGCGGGCAGGCCGGTGGCCGCGGCGGCCTCCGCGGTGATGTGGCCGACTATCTCGGTGGGCCAGGCCAATTCGGGTAGTCGCAGGCCCGGGGCGACGGATTCGGCCCAGTCGGTGGCCCAGTCGCGGGCCGTCAGGTCGTACATGGGCACGCATTGGCTGGCGGACTGGTGGTCGAGGACGTAGCGGCCGGTCAGGCGGTGGACGAGAAATGAGCTCGCCATCAACAGCAGGCGGGTGGCGGCCCACACCCGCGGCTCGTGCCGCATGAGCCAGCGGAGTTTCGGGCCGACGGCCTGGCTGGTGAGCGGTGACCCGCAGCGTTCCAGCACCGTGTGCGCACCCAATTCCGCGTCCAGTTCCGCGATTTCGACGGTCGCGCGGGTGTCGACGCCGTAGAGGATGGCGGGCCGCAGCGGGCGGCCGGACGCGTCGGCGGGCAGCAGGCAGGGGCCGATGCCGCTGACCGCGAGCGCGTCGACGGGTTCGCCGTCGGCGGCGGCCATCAGTTCGCGGGCGATCGCCGTGAAGTCCGCCCACCACACCGTTTCCGCGTCGTGTTCCACCCAGCCGGGCCGGGGCGTCGACACCCCGTGCGGGCGTTCGACTCTCGCCGCGACCAGGCCGTCGCGGCCGACCAGGACACCCTTGGATCCGGAGGTGCCGATATCGATGCCGAGGAGCATGTCAGCTCGCCCTGGTGAATTCGTCCAGGGTGACACCGAGTAGGTCGCAGGTCGCGCGCACGGTGGCGCGCTGATCACCGGGGACGGCGTGAATGTGGTTGGCGCCGAAGCGGGACAGGAACGCTCCCGCGTCGGCGTCCAGGCGGGCGAAGGCGTGCGGCCATTCCCAGGTGGACTGTTTCATCAGCGCTTCGTTGGTGGCCTGGTCGTAGGTTTCGAACGCGCCGAGCATCAGCTGCATGCGGTAGGCGCCGTCGCGGCGGGTGAGGCGGGCGAAGGTCATCTCCCCGGGCGCGGCCAGGTGGTGCACGGACGCGCCGCCGGCGGGGAAGAAGAACACCTCCGGGTACAGGTGGACGCGCCCCAGGTTCTCGGCCGGGTCGTCGCTGCGGGCCGCGTACCAGGTGGCGTGCTGGCCGGAGTTGCACAGATCCCAGATGTCGCGGTCGGCGTGATAGTGACGGACGTCGGCGAAAAGCACCGGGGTGCCGGTGATCTGCTTGAGCAGCTGCATGGTGAGCGCACCGTCCATATCGGCTTCGGTGGCGCACACGTGCGGCTGTTTGGGGCCGTTCCAGTCGTAGGGGTCGTTGAGGAACGCCTCGGTGATGTCCATGGTGGCGAAGTACTGGGTCAGTTCCGGCTGCCCTTTGATACCGGAGAAGTCGAGCCGCCATTCCGCGATCAGGTCCCGCACCGCCAGATACGAGCGGAGCTGCCGTTCCAGCAGTTCCGGGTCAGCTTGACGCCGTCGTAATGGACTCCGGCGGTGGTGCGCTCCAGCCATTCCCGCGCCGCCCGCGCCTCACCGGCGTCGGCGAGTTCGGCGCGGCGCACGATCTCCCACTGGTCGATCTCCTCGACGTCGACACCGAACACCCGCTGCCACTGATCGGTATTGG from Nocardia tengchongensis includes:
- a CDS encoding FGGY-family carbohydrate kinase; the protein is MLLGIDIGTSGSKGVLVGRDGLVAARVERPHGVSTPRPGWVEHDAETVWWADFTAIARELMAAADGEPVDALAVSGIGPCLLPADASGRPLRPAILYGVDTRATVEIAELDAELGAHTVLERCGSPLTSQAVGPKLRWLMRHEPRVWAATRLLLMASSFLVHRLTGRYVLDHQSASQCVPMYDLTARDWATDWAESVAPGLRLPELAWPTEIVGHITAEAAAATGLPAGLPVATGTIDAWAEAAGVGVRAPGDCMIMYGTTMFLTQVLTDPHPQPGLWTTCGTWPGTYTSAAGMATSGAVTDWLRTLTGSDFTELVDEASHVPPGSRGLLVLPYFAGERTPLFDPDARGIIAGLTLTHQRADLYRAVLEGIGYGVRHNLEAMAAAGTPATRLVAVGGGTKGGLWTRIVSDITGLPQQLPADTVGAALGDALLAAEALGLDTSAWNPIITTIEPDPEVHAHYGPYYRHYRSLYETTKSTAHFLAREQRRAAT